From the genome of Candidatus Electrothrix communis, one region includes:
- a CDS encoding type II toxin-antitoxin system VapC family toxin — translation MNYLLDTCVISELVKPRPNTAVTDWLAQTPADRLFLSSLTIGELKRGITRLPESKKKSHLMMWLETLLADYGDRILPVDRAVAEAWGIMQARAEDSGQRMSIIDGYIAATASVYQMTVVTRNEGDFSPSHQAILNPWKML, via the coding sequence ATGAACTATCTGCTGGACACATGCGTGATCTCCGAGCTGGTCAAACCTCGACCAAATACGGCGGTGACTGACTGGCTTGCCCAGACTCCTGCGGACCGCCTGTTTCTGAGTTCCCTCACAATAGGAGAGCTGAAACGAGGTATTACGCGGCTACCTGAGTCAAAAAAGAAAAGCCACCTGATGATGTGGCTTGAGACGCTGCTGGCGGACTACGGTGACCGGATTCTTCCTGTTGATCGTGCTGTGGCTGAAGCATGGGGGATTATGCAGGCGCGGGCGGAGGATTCAGGACAAAGGATGTCGATTATTGACGGGTACATCGCCGCCACGGCATCAGTATACCAGATGACTGTCGTGACACGAAATGAAGGGGATTTTTCCCCGAGTCATCAGGCAATACTGAATCCTTGGAAAATGCTTTGA
- a CDS encoding PIN domain-containing protein, giving the protein MIYLDTHVVVWLYSGELSLLSEEAGQLIEENDLLISPLVLLELQYLFEIKRITVEPTVIFDSLAESIGLQKCRSSFARVMTEAMRMSWTRDPFDRIITATAATHQAVLLTKDQVIRREYELAAWD; this is encoded by the coding sequence ATGATTTACCTTGATACTCACGTCGTGGTCTGGCTGTACAGCGGTGAGTTGTCTCTGCTTTCCGAAGAAGCCGGTCAGCTCATAGAGGAAAACGATTTGCTGATTTCCCCGCTGGTACTGCTCGAACTTCAGTATTTGTTTGAAATCAAGAGAATCACTGTTGAACCCACCGTGATATTTGATTCACTTGCAGAGAGTATAGGCTTACAAAAATGTCGCTCATCTTTTGCCAGGGTGATGACGGAAGCAATGCGGATGTCGTGGACAAGAGATCCGTTTGACAGGATCATTACCGCCACAGCGGCGACTCATCAGGCTGTGCTGTTGACAAAGGATCAGGTGATCAGGAGAGAGTACGAATTGGCTGCTTGGGATTGA
- a CDS encoding molybdopterin dinucleotide binding domain-containing protein — MLFTTGRHYARYNFSNMTGKTEEIDDIAPEALAEVNPVDAERMGINSGDMLRLASRRGTVDIKAEITERSQPGTIFTTYNYEETPVNFLTLDALDRLSRTPEYKLCAIKIEVLG; from the coding sequence ATGCTCTTCACCACGGGCCGCCATTATGCCCGTTATAATTTCAGCAATATGACTGGCAAGACCGAGGAGATTGATGATATCGCACCTGAGGCCTTGGCCGAAGTCAATCCTGTTGATGCCGAGCGTATGGGTATTAATTCGGGCGATATGTTACGACTTGCCTCCCGTCGCGGAACGGTGGATATCAAGGCGGAGATCACCGAGCGGAGCCAGCCCGGTACTATCTTCACTACCTATAATTATGAGGAGACACCGGTTAACTTCCTGACTCTGGATGCGCTGGATAGGCTTTCTCGGACACCGGAGTATAAACTTTGTGCTATTAAGATTGAGGTTTTGGGGTGA
- a CDS encoding type II toxin-antitoxin system Phd/YefM family antitoxin → MIRRTTWALQDAKNKFSQVVNEALTHGPQYVKRRGVDTVVVLSVRDYEKLTSQKPSFTDFLLSAPKIGNNADLFERQHEYPRELDL, encoded by the coding sequence ATGATAAGAAGAACAACTTGGGCACTTCAGGATGCCAAAAATAAATTCAGTCAAGTGGTCAACGAAGCACTCACGCACGGGCCGCAATATGTTAAGCGGAGAGGTGTTGATACCGTCGTTGTACTGTCGGTCCGTGATTATGAGAAATTGACCTCGCAGAAGCCCTCGTTTACCGACTTTCTGTTAAGTGCTCCAAAAATCGGCAATAATGCCGATCTGTTTGAGAGGCAGCATGAATATCCGAGGGAACTTGATTTATGA